The proteins below come from a single Piscinibacter gummiphilus genomic window:
- a CDS encoding DUF1501 domain-containing protein produces MRHDHASRREFLRRAAILSGTVGPAGLPFALNLATMNAAVAQTAPSYKAIVCLFLYGGNDSANMVLPTDTASWTTYQTVRATGTDPIALRPVGTAPDPTAARASPAALGGVLPLSPNFTASPVNNTRSFALHPSMTEMQTLFNAPTGSRLAVIANAGPLIFPMTKAEYQANSASRPRPAKLFSHNDQQSTWQALGPEGARVGWGGRFGDLMASSNTNTVFTSISVSGNAVFMAGQYIFQYQIGTGGATAVGGITGSLFGSAAAATAYRNLITANGNPNAVSHLLGREQTNITKRSIDAQAQFQQEFTNANALVAAPSQYVPPSTGVAANNNLAQQLQAVARIIAARGNLGVQRQVFFVNMGGFDTHDNQNRTQADLMARLSHAIGYFDTVLGTLGLRESVTLFTGSDFGRTFTTNGDGTDHGWGAHHFVYGGAVNGKEIYGRFPQVGLNHNDEVGSGSFLPGVSVDQIGATIGKWFGVSDSNLDSVFPNLRNFQRDLGFMRA; encoded by the coding sequence ATGCGACACGACCACGCCTCCCGCCGCGAATTCCTGCGCCGCGCCGCCATCCTCTCGGGCACGGTGGGCCCGGCCGGGCTGCCCTTTGCGCTCAACCTCGCGACGATGAACGCCGCGGTGGCACAGACCGCGCCCAGCTACAAGGCCATCGTCTGCCTGTTCCTGTATGGCGGCAACGACTCGGCCAACATGGTGCTGCCCACCGACACTGCGTCGTGGACGACCTACCAGACCGTGCGCGCCACCGGCACCGACCCGATCGCGCTGCGCCCGGTGGGCACCGCCCCCGACCCCACGGCCGCACGCGCCTCGCCGGCGGCGCTCGGTGGCGTGCTGCCGCTCAGCCCGAACTTCACCGCCTCGCCGGTCAACAACACCCGCAGCTTCGCGCTGCACCCGTCGATGACGGAGATGCAGACGCTGTTCAACGCCCCCACCGGCAGCCGGCTGGCCGTCATCGCCAATGCAGGCCCGCTCATCTTCCCGATGACCAAGGCGGAGTACCAGGCCAACTCGGCCTCGCGCCCGCGGCCGGCGAAGCTCTTCTCGCACAACGACCAGCAATCGACCTGGCAGGCACTCGGCCCCGAAGGCGCGCGGGTGGGCTGGGGTGGCCGCTTCGGCGACCTCATGGCCAGCAGCAACACCAACACCGTCTTCACCAGCATCTCGGTGAGCGGCAACGCGGTGTTCATGGCCGGGCAGTACATCTTCCAGTACCAGATCGGCACCGGCGGCGCCACCGCCGTGGGCGGTATCACCGGCAGCCTCTTCGGCTCGGCTGCGGCCGCCACCGCCTACCGCAACCTCATCACGGCCAACGGCAACCCGAATGCCGTGTCGCACCTGCTCGGGCGCGAGCAGACCAACATCACCAAGCGCTCAATCGACGCACAGGCGCAGTTCCAGCAGGAGTTCACCAACGCCAACGCCCTGGTGGCCGCACCGTCGCAGTACGTGCCGCCCTCCACCGGCGTCGCCGCCAACAACAACCTAGCGCAGCAGCTGCAGGCCGTCGCCCGCATCATCGCGGCGCGCGGCAACCTGGGCGTGCAGCGGCAGGTGTTCTTCGTCAACATGGGCGGCTTCGACACCCACGACAACCAGAACCGCACCCAGGCCGACCTGATGGCGCGGTTGTCGCACGCCATCGGCTACTTCGACACCGTGCTCGGCACGCTGGGCCTGCGCGAGAGCGTCACGCTCTTCACCGGCTCCGATTTCGGCCGCACCTTCACCACCAACGGCGACGGCACCGACCACGGCTGGGGTGCGCACCACTTCGTCTACGGCGGCGCGGTCAACGGCAAAGAGATCTACGGCCGCTTCCCGCAGGTGGGCTTGAACCACAACGACGAGGTGGGCTCCGGCAGCTTCCTGCCCGGTGTCTCGGTCGACCAGATCGGGGCCACGATCGGCAAGTGGTTCGGCGTGTCCGACAGCAACCTCGACTCCGTGTTCCCCAACCTGCGGAACTTCCAGCGCGATCTCGGGTTCATGAGAGCCTGA
- the glnK gene encoding P-II family nitrogen regulator produces MKMVTAIVKPFKLDEVREALSAIGVQGITVTEVKGFGRQKGHTELYRGAEYVVDFLPKVKIEAAVDDALIDRVIEAIENAARTGKIGDGKIFVSPLEQVVRIRTGETGKDAL; encoded by the coding sequence ATGAAGATGGTGACTGCCATCGTCAAGCCCTTCAAGCTTGACGAAGTGCGTGAAGCCCTCAGCGCCATCGGCGTGCAAGGCATCACGGTGACCGAAGTCAAGGGCTTCGGCCGTCAGAAAGGCCACACCGAGCTGTACCGCGGCGCGGAGTACGTGGTCGACTTTCTGCCCAAGGTGAAGATCGAAGCAGCCGTCGATGACGCGCTCATCGACCGCGTGATCGAAGCCATCGAGAACGCCGCCCGCACCGGCAAGATCGGCGACGGCAAGATCTTCGTTTCGCCGCTCGAGCAGGTGGTGCGCATCCGCACCGGCGAGACCGGCAAGGACGCCCTCTGA
- a CDS encoding TorF family putative porin — MLKKSLLALAVIASALPAISFAEEASPLSFNLGVVTDYRYRGISQTRFEPALQFGADLSLPAGFYIGTWGSTIKWIRDSGGDSTVEVDVYAGWKSEVTKGLTLDFGVLQYVYPSAKTAAWDAVYDDPNTTELYGAVTFGPATVKYSHSTSNLFGNRDSKGSGYLDLSATFELPEGVMLTPHVGYQKIKNYKSLSYTDYSLSLSKDISGTVVSLTYVGTNTKTIAGNPNGNAYYDPSGANLGKDTVVFGIKRTF, encoded by the coding sequence ATGCTCAAGAAGTCGTTGCTGGCCCTGGCCGTTATCGCCTCGGCTCTTCCTGCCATCAGCTTTGCCGAAGAAGCCAGTCCGCTCTCTTTCAACCTTGGCGTGGTGACCGACTACCGCTACCGCGGCATCTCGCAAACCCGCTTCGAACCCGCCCTGCAATTTGGCGCCGACCTGTCGCTGCCCGCCGGCTTCTACATCGGCACCTGGGGTTCGACCATCAAGTGGATCCGTGACTCGGGTGGCGACTCCACCGTCGAGGTCGACGTGTACGCCGGCTGGAAGAGCGAAGTGACCAAGGGCCTGACCCTCGACTTCGGCGTGCTGCAGTACGTCTACCCGAGCGCCAAGACCGCCGCCTGGGACGCCGTCTACGACGACCCCAACACCACCGAGTTGTACGGCGCCGTCACCTTCGGTCCGGCGACCGTCAAGTACTCGCACTCGACGAGCAACCTCTTTGGAAACCGCGACAGCAAGGGCAGCGGCTACCTTGACCTGAGCGCGACCTTCGAATTGCCCGAAGGCGTCATGCTGACCCCGCACGTGGGCTACCAGAAGATCAAGAACTACAAGTCGCTGTCTTACACCGACTACTCGCTCAGCCTGAGCAAGGACATCTCGGGCACCGTCGTGAGCCTCACCTACGTCGGCACCAACACCAAGACCATCGCCGGCAACCCCAACGGCAATGCGTACTACGACCCGTCAGGCGCCAACCTCGGCAAGGACACCGTGGTGTTCGGCATCAAGCGCACCTTCTAA
- a CDS encoding glycine zipper 2TM domain-containing protein, producing MNSSTSLSEPLAPGAVARPSANPTVWWVAGGLSLLGVGALAAALMKSPSDTPAPAQPVPVATTKAATAKAPVAPKQTNTVTCAHCGTVESVKAEKQKGEGTGLGAVGGAVVGGVVGHQVGNGNGKKAMTVLGAVGGGLAGHEIEKHARSTTVYHVQLRMDDGSTRTVTQTTAPAVGARVEVQGNELKVRPAKG from the coding sequence ATGAACAGCAGCACCTCCTTGTCCGAACCGCTCGCCCCCGGCGCCGTGGCACGCCCGAGCGCCAACCCGACCGTGTGGTGGGTTGCCGGTGGCCTGAGCCTGCTTGGCGTCGGCGCCCTGGCAGCCGCGCTGATGAAGAGCCCGAGCGACACGCCCGCACCGGCCCAGCCGGTGCCGGTGGCCACCACGAAGGCCGCCACGGCGAAAGCCCCCGTGGCGCCCAAGCAGACCAACACCGTGACCTGCGCGCATTGCGGCACCGTCGAGAGCGTGAAGGCCGAGAAGCAGAAGGGCGAAGGCACGGGCCTCGGCGCCGTCGGCGGTGCAGTCGTCGGCGGCGTTGTAGGCCATCAAGTCGGCAACGGCAATGGCAAGAAGGCCATGACCGTGCTGGGGGCCGTCGGCGGCGGCCTGGCAGGTCACGAGATCGAGAAACACGCCCGCAGCACCACCGTCTACCACGTGCAGCTGCGCATGGACGACGGCAGCACCCGCACCGTCACCCAGACCACGGCGCCCGCCGTGGGTGCGCGGGTCGAAGTGCAGGGCAACGAGTTGAAGGTGCGCCCTGCCAAGGGCTGA
- a CDS encoding DUF1800 domain-containing protein: MDSTQVESTRSRQSGRLGAWLKQRTRTGLALVMAALVVACGAGKENDEQQTPASNGPAPTRNEAARFLAQASYGPSEASINALTRTSFAAWIEAQFNLPRLPHRTHYDRRDAELETTMQDPSAAQFRESYWAQALSRDDQLRQRATFALSQIFVISFADSTLANNPRGVTSYYDMLAEHAFGNYRDLLERVSLHPMMGIYLTHMRNQKENPATGRVPDENYAREIMQLFSIGLYELNNDGTLRGGTETETYTHADIQGLAKVFTGYSWYAGPNLADRTTRRFGGADAQPDRDWQPMQAYNAFHSTSEKRFLGRTIPASTTADADADLRIALDTIFNHPNVGPFIGKLLIQRMVTSNPSPAYVGRVASAFNNNGRGVRGDMKAVWRAILLDPEARNPDLANPHYGKIREPLLRLSHFLRVFKATSTTGNWTGIDNTDDPASRLSQTAMRSPSVFNFYRPGFTPPNSAAATAGLVAPELQLANEVSVAGYLNYLRGTWLTTGAGRDIQLDFSAETAIADNATALVDRLNLLLMSGQMSTTHRDLVINAVTSRSIPATNQTNIDTARRERVFIAILLTMASPDYLVQK, translated from the coding sequence GTGGACAGCACGCAAGTTGAGAGCACACGTTCGCGCCAGAGTGGCCGATTGGGCGCCTGGCTGAAGCAGCGCACCCGCACCGGCCTGGCCCTGGTGATGGCGGCACTCGTCGTCGCCTGCGGCGCCGGCAAGGAAAACGACGAGCAGCAAACGCCCGCGAGCAACGGCCCGGCGCCCACGCGCAACGAGGCAGCGCGCTTCCTCGCGCAGGCCAGCTACGGCCCGAGCGAAGCGTCGATCAACGCGCTCACGCGCACCAGCTTCGCCGCCTGGATCGAAGCGCAGTTCAACCTGCCGCGCCTGCCGCACCGCACGCACTACGACCGGCGCGATGCCGAGCTCGAAACCACGATGCAGGACCCGAGCGCAGCGCAGTTCCGCGAGAGCTACTGGGCGCAGGCGCTCTCGCGCGACGACCAGCTTCGCCAGCGCGCCACCTTCGCGCTCTCCCAGATCTTCGTGATCTCGTTCGCCGACAGCACGCTGGCCAACAACCCGCGCGGTGTGACCTCGTACTACGACATGCTGGCCGAGCACGCCTTCGGCAACTACCGCGACCTGCTGGAGCGCGTGAGCCTGCACCCGATGATGGGCATCTACCTGACCCACATGCGCAACCAGAAGGAGAACCCCGCCACCGGCCGGGTGCCCGACGAAAACTATGCGCGCGAGATCATGCAGCTGTTCTCGATCGGCCTCTACGAGCTGAACAACGACGGCACGCTGCGCGGCGGCACCGAGACCGAGACCTACACCCATGCCGACATCCAGGGCCTGGCCAAGGTCTTCACCGGCTACAGCTGGTACGCGGGCCCGAACCTCGCCGACCGCACCACCCGCCGCTTCGGCGGCGCCGATGCGCAGCCCGACCGCGACTGGCAGCCGATGCAGGCCTACAACGCCTTCCACTCCACCAGCGAGAAGCGCTTCCTCGGGCGCACGATCCCGGCCAGCACCACGGCCGATGCCGACGCCGACCTGCGCATCGCGCTCGACACGATCTTCAACCACCCCAACGTCGGCCCCTTCATCGGCAAGCTGCTGATCCAGCGCATGGTCACCAGCAACCCGAGCCCGGCCTATGTGGGCCGCGTGGCTTCGGCCTTCAACAACAACGGCCGCGGCGTGCGTGGCGACATGAAGGCGGTGTGGCGGGCCATCCTGCTCGACCCCGAAGCGCGCAACCCTGACCTTGCCAACCCGCACTACGGCAAGATCCGGGAACCGCTGCTGCGCCTGTCGCACTTCCTGCGCGTCTTCAAGGCCACATCGACCACCGGCAACTGGACTGGCATCGACAACACCGATGACCCGGCCAGCCGCCTCAGCCAGACGGCGATGCGCTCGCCCTCGGTCTTCAACTTCTACCGCCCCGGCTTCACGCCGCCCAACAGCGCCGCGGCCACCGCAGGCCTGGTGGCACCGGAGCTGCAGCTGGCCAACGAGGTGTCGGTCGCCGGCTACCTCAACTACCTGCGCGGCACCTGGCTCACCACCGGCGCCGGCCGCGACATCCAGCTCGACTTCAGCGCCGAGACCGCGATCGCCGACAACGCCACTGCGCTCGTCGACCGGCTCAACCTGCTGCTGATGTCGGGCCAGATGAGCACGACCCACCGCGACCTGGTGATCAATGCCGTCACCAGCCGCAGCATCCCGGCGACCAACCAGACCAACATCGACACCGCACGCCGCGAGCGTGTGTTCATCGCCATCCTCCTGACGATGGCCTCGCCGGATTACCTGGTGCAAAAGTAA
- a CDS encoding YifB family Mg chelatase-like AAA ATPase produces MSLAVIHSRALDGLAAPEVTVEVHLANGLPSFTLVGLADTEVKEARERVRAALQNSGLEFPFNKRITVNLAPADLPKETGRFDLPIALGILAASGQIDTALLDRYEFAGELSLSGELRPVRGALAMGLALKRREGPVPRALVLPQGSAQEAALVEGLPIYGAGHLLEVVQALLPGDATQRGELVRAQARLSTVAETLPDLREVKGQAGAKRALEVAAAGSHSLLMMGPPGTGKSMLAQRFAGLLPPLTQDEALESAAVLSLYHGFSPERWRVRNVRAPHHGASAVALVGGGSPPRPGEISLAHHGVLFLDELPEFPRAALEALREPMETGRVTISRAARQAEYPASFQLIAAMNPCPCGHLGSPLRACRCTPDVVLRYQGRLSGPLLDRIDLQVEVPAVSPDTLASAPDGEPSAQVADRVLAAREAALSRQGCSNARLAGSAIDAHCALGDAETRLLQSASARLGWSARSYHRVLRVARTVADLAASPVIRAPHLAEAIQYRRLLMAPS; encoded by the coding sequence ATGTCATTGGCGGTGATCCACAGCCGCGCGCTCGACGGCCTGGCGGCGCCGGAGGTCACGGTCGAGGTCCACCTGGCCAACGGCCTGCCGAGCTTCACGCTGGTCGGCCTGGCCGACACCGAGGTCAAGGAGGCGCGGGAGCGCGTTCGGGCGGCGCTGCAGAACAGCGGCCTCGAATTCCCCTTTAACAAGCGCATCACGGTGAACCTGGCGCCGGCCGACCTGCCCAAGGAGACCGGTCGCTTCGACCTGCCGATTGCACTGGGCATCCTCGCTGCCAGCGGGCAGATCGACACCGCCCTGCTCGACCGCTACGAGTTTGCCGGCGAGTTGTCGCTCTCGGGTGAACTGCGCCCGGTGCGCGGCGCGTTGGCGATGGGCCTGGCGCTCAAGCGCCGCGAAGGGCCGGTGCCGCGTGCGCTGGTGCTGCCGCAGGGCAGCGCGCAGGAAGCCGCGCTGGTTGAGGGCTTGCCGATCTACGGCGCGGGCCATCTGCTCGAGGTCGTGCAGGCGCTGTTGCCCGGCGATGCGACGCAGCGAGGCGAGCTGGTACGGGCGCAAGCCCGGCTGTCGACGGTCGCCGAGACACTCCCCGACCTGCGCGAGGTGAAGGGCCAGGCCGGCGCCAAACGTGCGCTCGAGGTGGCCGCCGCGGGCAGCCATTCACTCCTGATGATGGGCCCGCCTGGCACCGGCAAGTCGATGCTGGCGCAGCGCTTCGCAGGCCTGTTGCCGCCGCTCACGCAAGACGAAGCCCTGGAATCGGCCGCCGTGCTGAGCCTGTACCACGGCTTCTCGCCCGAGCGCTGGAGGGTGCGCAACGTGCGTGCGCCGCACCACGGGGCGTCCGCGGTGGCGCTCGTCGGGGGCGGCTCGCCGCCTCGCCCGGGTGAGATCTCGCTGGCCCATCATGGTGTGCTCTTCCTCGATGAACTGCCCGAGTTCCCGCGGGCCGCGCTCGAAGCCTTGCGCGAGCCGATGGAGACCGGCCGCGTCACCATCTCGCGGGCCGCACGCCAGGCCGAATACCCGGCCTCGTTCCAGTTGATCGCCGCGATGAACCCGTGCCCGTGCGGCCACCTGGGCAGCCCCTTGCGGGCCTGCCGGTGCACGCCCGATGTGGTGCTGCGCTACCAGGGCCGGCTCAGCGGCCCTTTGCTCGACCGCATCGACCTGCAGGTGGAGGTGCCGGCTGTCTCGCCCGACACGCTCGCGTCGGCACCGGATGGCGAGCCCAGCGCCCAGGTGGCCGATCGGGTGCTGGCCGCGCGCGAGGCGGCGCTGTCACGCCAGGGGTGCAGCAACGCGCGCCTGGCGGGCTCGGCGATCGACGCGCATTGCGCGCTCGGCGACGCGGAGACGCGGCTGCTGCAGAGCGCTTCGGCGCGCCTGGGCTGGTCGGCACGCAGCTACCACCGCGTGCTGCGGGTGGCGCGCACCGTGGCCGACCTCGCCGCCAGCCCGGTGATCCGGGCGCCGCACCTGGCCGAGGCGATCCAGTACCGGCGCCTGCTCATGGCGCCCTCCTGA